The DNA window TCAGATCTGGATCCTAACGGATGAGCATGGCTGCGTAATGCTAAACAATGAAGATGAAGATTGTGTACCAGTATGGCCTAACGCTGAATTTGCACAATCTTGGGCGACTGGCGAATGGAAACACTGTAAAACAGAATCTATATCGTTAGCAAAATGGCAGAGCCGCTGGACATCTGGCTTAATGGATGATGATTTAGCACTGGTTATTTTTCCAAACCTTGAAGATGAAGGGCTTATCATGTTCCCTGACGAATTTGATATCGCTTTACAAAAACAAGCGAAGAAAAAACGCTAATCGCCAAATAAATAACCGTTTATGAGAAAGCATGCCAACATAAAATGACTGACACGCTTTTTCATTTCTCCTCTTCATTTATTATAAGCCGCCGTTTACTCCCTCATACCGACCACTTAAATAATATTCTTTTCGAGAGCACCAAGTTAAATTAATGTTATTTTATTTACCACCAATCTAAGGTATTGTTTTATATTCTCTCAACAATCGGCAAACGATATGATTTCCAACAAGCTAAAGTTATTTATTATTTATATATGTTTTTCATTATTAACGGGTTGTTCGATTGTTCGATGGAAAATCCACACAGATGAAGATAACTTAAAATCCGAGGGTTTTGAGCAGCACCAGATGAGTTTAGAAGAAGGTGGCTCACTGAGTTATTGGCGTGGTGGAGAAGGACAGCCACTATTACTGCTTCATGGATTTGGTGGTAACGCCATCACGACATGGAACAAAGAAATGCTGGCACTCAGTAAAGATTATGATGTTATCGCACCAGACCTCGCTTGGTTTGGTGACTCTTTTAGCGCAGGTAAAGCCAACCTAACAACAGAAACACAAGCGATATGGCAGTTAGTCAACCAATTACAGCTTGATAATATCAATATCGCCAGTATTTCTTATGGTGGGTTTATCACCTTCAATATGCTCAATAACACTCAAAGTAGTCAAATTAATAAAGCCATTATCATCGCCAGTCCAGGTCCTTACTTCAGTGATGATGCTCTTGTCGCATTAAACAAACGTTTTGCAGTCGATAACCCAGAGGACTTCTTTATTCCAAAGAATAGCGATGAATTACGTCGTTTATTTGATGGTATTTTTGCCAAACCTAAAATAATGCCAGGTTTTATTGCAGATCAAATTTATCAAGCTTATTTTGCAACTTGGCATAAACAAAAAACAGCCATGATTCAATCATTACCAGCCGATCGAGATGCCTTACTCGAGGCTCCAGCATCATCAACACCAACATTACTTATTTGGGGTGAGAAAGATCGTGTCTTTCCTGTAGAACACGGTATTTACTTGAGTAAAAAAATACAAGCACCACTTGTTGTCATTCCAAATACAGGTCATGGGGTCACTAATGAACAACCCGACTTGGTCGTACGCTTGATTAAAACATTTATCGACAATGAAAAAATATAATAAATAGTCCGCTTGATACCGCATAAATTATGTACAAGGCTATGGTTATAGTTGGTAATTTGGCTTAAGACATTTATTATTTAGGCATTAAACTTTAAGAGTATTAAATTAAGTTATGAGTAAAAAACATTACGTAGTATGGAAAGGTGTGAAGACTGGGATATTTGATAACTGGTCTGAAACTAAAGCACAGATTGATGGCCGCAGTGATGCGCAATATATGGGTTTCCCATCAAAAGAAGAAGCTGACCAAGCATTCGCCTCAACCTATACTCGCGCATTAATGAAACGCTCATTAGCAAAAGAAGGTACGACAGGTTCAGGTGTTAAACCAAAAGCAACACGTCCTGCTGGTGCATCTAAGTCAATTCTATCCACCCCGCCACAAGTTGCAGATCTCAATATTTATTGTGATGGTGCTTGCTCTCCGAATCCTGGAAAATCGGGTACCGGAATGGCCGTTTATGAAAAAGATAAGCTCACACAATTATGGTATGGCTTATACGAAGCTAACGGGACGAATAACTCTGCAGAATTAAATGGTTTATTAGTCGCCTTCCGCTTTGCAGTCTCACACATAGAACAAGGTAAAACGGTACAAGTATTATCTGACTCGAGATACTCTATTGATTGCATCACTAAGTGGGCAAAAGGTTGGAAAAATAAAGGCTGGAAGCGTGGTAAGAATGAAGAAATTAAAAATTTGGCTATTATTCAACAATGCTTCAGTTTGTACGAACAATTAAAATCCAATTTAATTATTTCCCATGTTAAAGGCCATGCAAATATCGAAGGTAACGAACTATCAGATCGTATGGCAGTATTAGCACGTAGCCAACAAGAACCTAAGTTGGTGCAATATACGACGAGTATTAACATTGCCGAAATTCTTGCAATGCCATCAGGCTAGTAACCCTAACCGACATTTACGCCTTATCTAATATAGAGAAATAAGCTAATGATACTGCCTCAGCTTATTTCTCACATCTCAAATAACAATGTTGTACTATCCATTACATAATAGGCGCACAACCTTTCAGCATTAGCGCCATATTCGCACTCGATTTAGCTTGGGTATAATAAGTATCTGTCGTTGTAGCTGCACTTTGAGTCATAGATCCAATATCTGCAGAAATAAGCGGAGCAAGAACCGTTAGCGCCGATGCAGACTGCCGATCCGCTTCATAAGCTGAAAATGCTTTACTGATTTCGGTACACGAAAAAGCATCAGCGCCTTGTTGCGCCATATTATAAACCTGAGATGACGTTTCACAGCCCGTGAGTAGACCTGCAAACAATGCTATTGCTATTATTTTATGCATCAAACTTCCTTATGTTGATAAATATATGCGTCAATATTTCCTCACCATTATAGCTGACAAAATTAAGATAAATCGCGACAGAACACACAGCACAAAATAATTATTTGTGAATTACATAGCAACGTATTTACATTTATCAGTTGCACGTTAAGATGATTAAAACATGGTCAAATGAATGGAATAATATGTCAACATATTGGTTTAAAACATTAATCCCAGCGCTAATCTGTAATTCATTGTTGCCTGTTTCGGCTGCAAATATAACGGAGATTTCAGGCAAAGACTGCCACGCAATGATAGATGCGGGCGTTATGTCCTCAGCAGCACCTGTGCAGTGTGAGCGTTTAAGACAAGTCCAATTCGATTATATTGACTTTCAGGGTAAACAGCACAATAACGGTTCGATTATCGTCATGGATGCAGTATCACCTTACGTAGCAACGATCTTTGAACGTTTATATGAATTGAAATTTCCCATCAATAAAGCACAGCCAATCCACCACTACCAAGGTAATGATAACCTATCAATGGCAGACAATAACACTTCTGCATTTAATTATCGCCCTATCGCAGGTAAGCGTTCACTATCAGTTCATGCTTATGGTTTAGCTATTGATATTAACCCAAAACAAAATCCATTCGTTGAATTTGGTGAGCAAGGTAGCGCAAGCTTCAAGCCAGTAGATGGATCTAAATACGCTAACAGAATGAAGTTTAGATACGGTAAAGATGAGCGCCAAGGCTTTGCTGAAGATGTGATCACAACCTTTGCTGATAATGGATTTTTATATTGGGGTGGCTTTTGGAATACACCAATTGACTACCAGCATTTTCAAGTCAGCCGTAATATGGCCAACTTGATGTCGGTAATGCCAGCGGATAATGCCAGTCAGTTCTTTGATAATTATGTACAGTGGTATCAATCATGTAAGGCGAGTTACCCTAAAGCTTATACGCAGCATAAAGTGAACGACTATGTACATTATTTAGAAACCAAGCTAAATAGTGAATCTCTCAGTAAAACCTTTAATCGGTCACCAAAGAAAGTAATAGCGGCAATACAACAGCCACTACAAACGTCTACTATTTGTGTAAAAGATTAAACAGTACAAAAAATTAAGTCCCTTACTAAGGCTGTTGTTATTCGTCACCTAATGCTTTATAAGGCCAATAGAAGTGGCCTGCACGGATAATAACGGTCGATAAAGCTAATACTAATGCAGCAACCGATAACCAAACAACATCCACACTCTGTAGTTCTTTCATTCCTAGCGTAATATAACGGGCAATGGCCATGATTGCGATATAGATAGGATAACGAACAGGGATCTTACCATTAACAACAAATTGCTGGATCATGGCGAGTACTTCTAGGTAGATAAACATTAACAAGATATCTGTTAATTTTACCGTTTGTTCTTCATAAACATGAAAGAAGTCATTTGCCATCGCGTAAATTGTCGCCATAGTAATTAAAACAAGCAACACAGCTTCGATATAACTAAACATTTTTAAAAATACGTGACTAAATTTTTTTGGTAAATGTGATGGCATATTAACTCCGTGTCTAAATGCACTAATACTGGGTGTAAACATTCGCCACTAATATACTCGCTATTACAGATAAATCATATGTCTCTATCGTTTATGCAAAAAAGCCAGCTTAAGCATCAACTTAAACTGGCTTTAAATTAACATAAAGACAAGTAAATTATGCTATCGCAGTTTCAGTGTTATCTGACTTTTTGAGCATCGCATAGCTGATCCCCGTCACCAGTGTACCTGCAACGATCGCGACTAAATACATAAATACAGGTGTAATCGCGTTTGGTATTAACAGAACAAATAGACCGCCATGTGGTGCCATTAACTCAGCGCCAAACAACATAGACAATGCCCCCGTTAATGCACCACCAGCAATACAGCTAGGGATAACACGCATTGGATCGCGCGCCGCAAACGGAATCGCACCTTCAGAAATAAAGCATAAGCCTAAGACAAATGATGCTTTACCCGCTTCCTGCTCACTGTTATTGAATTTACGCTTTGCAAGAAACGT is part of the Moritella viscosa genome and encodes:
- a CDS encoding putative lipoprotein; translation: MISNKLKLFIIYICFSLLTGCSIVRWKIHTDEDNLKSEGFEQHQMSLEEGGSLSYWRGGEGQPLLLLHGFGGNAITTWNKEMLALSKDYDVIAPDLAWFGDSFSAGKANLTTETQAIWQLVNQLQLDNINIASISYGGFITFNMLNNTQSSQINKAIIIASPGPYFSDDALVALNKRFAVDNPEDFFIPKNSDELRRLFDGIFAKPKIMPGFIADQIYQAYFATWHKQKTAMIQSLPADRDALLEAPASSTPTLLIWGEKDRVFPVEHGIYLSKKIQAPLVVIPNTGHGVTNEQPDLVVRLIKTFIDNEKI
- the rnhA gene encoding ribonuclease H codes for the protein MSKKHYVVWKGVKTGIFDNWSETKAQIDGRSDAQYMGFPSKEEADQAFASTYTRALMKRSLAKEGTTGSGVKPKATRPAGASKSILSTPPQVADLNIYCDGACSPNPGKSGTGMAVYEKDKLTQLWYGLYEANGTNNSAELNGLLVAFRFAVSHIEQGKTVQVLSDSRYSIDCITKWAKGWKNKGWKRGKNEEIKNLAIIQQCFSLYEQLKSNLIISHVKGHANIEGNELSDRMAVLARSQQEPKLVQYTTSINIAEILAMPSG
- a CDS encoding putative lipoprotein, with protein sequence MHKIIAIALFAGLLTGCETSSQVYNMAQQGADAFSCTEISKAFSAYEADRQSASALTVLAPLISADIGSMTQSAATTTDTYYTQAKSSANMALMLKGCAPIM
- a CDS encoding putative exported protein, producing MIKTWSNEWNNMSTYWFKTLIPALICNSLLPVSAANITEISGKDCHAMIDAGVMSSAAPVQCERLRQVQFDYIDFQGKQHNNGSIIVMDAVSPYVATIFERLYELKFPINKAQPIHHYQGNDNLSMADNNTSAFNYRPIAGKRSLSVHAYGLAIDINPKQNPFVEFGEQGSASFKPVDGSKYANRMKFRYGKDERQGFAEDVITTFADNGFLYWGGFWNTPIDYQHFQVSRNMANLMSVMPADNASQFFDNYVQWYQSCKASYPKAYTQHKVNDYVHYLETKLNSESLSKTFNRSPKKVIAAIQQPLQTSTICVKD
- a CDS encoding phosphate-starvation-inducible E membrane protein, translating into MPSHLPKKFSHVFLKMFSYIEAVLLVLITMATIYAMANDFFHVYEEQTVKLTDILLMFIYLEVLAMIQQFVVNGKIPVRYPIYIAIMAIARYITLGMKELQSVDVVWLSVAALVLALSTVIIRAGHFYWPYKALGDE